The genomic segment TTTTAAAATGTCCACTTCACTCCCCTAGCTTTGTGTAAagttgaaatttgatagaaaataACCTATGTAACGTCGTTAGTTGAAATATCAATAGTGCCTCtagttaaatattaaatcaatCGACGGTTTAACCGccttttataaaaatatagggAGATTATgtgaataaatacaaaaatcacaAAAGGGTAAAAGGATATTTATATAAATCATAAGGAGGTTATGTggatattaaaattttatcacaTGAGCTTTTAAAATGCGTTTGGTATGCACGCTATAACCAATTATGCATTCCTTCTATTTTTTACGTTACATAAAATCACAAAGAGACTATGTAGCTATTTTAAAAGCCTTAGGAAAGCCATGTGACATTAACTAAGATCACAAACATGCAATTAACATTTGTACCGTAGAAGAGGGCAATATCAGAGTATTACTCGCCCCTGATAATCATCGAAATCGAATTTTTTttcagcaacgatacatttgtataacctactctatcctaatctagggggagggggagcctaaggaggctGTTGTAGGAACTAGTGggtatacagacccaactagATCAAGGGAGTGCTATGACACAACCCTTAGATTTTTTTCACCGGTGAAGTTTGTATACCCAAACTTTTTTTACCCAAACTTTGACCCAAACTCGAATCTAAGGGTAGTGGGTAAAATCGAAATCGAATTTACCcaaacttttttttgttttctgaaagaaaaaagagtactACTCCAGGCAAGCGGCACTATTAGTGGTTATTCCCAGAAAATTCCCCACCGTTATTATACAGTTATCCTCCGCCTTAAGTTTCCCAAACGCGGCAATTCCTTATAGAATCCAGATTCCAATATACAATCCTACAATTCCTCAGGAATCCTCCCCCAATCGGCGATTCTTATTAATTCCTCGCCCAATCCAATCCAATCAATTACCCGATTTCAATAGTATAATTCCCACATTTAACTAGCTCCATTTCCAATTAAAAATTTCCGGACGCCGGTATGATGGTTCCGCAACCGGGAAACTCCGAGTTGACCCGACAATTCCTCAGTAGCGTCCTTTCCCAACGGGGACCGTCGGCGCTGCCGTACTCCGAAGACGTCAAGTGGATGATCCGGCAACACCTTCTTGCTCTCTACGATGTCTATCCTTCTCTCAACATTAAAACCAGCACCTTCACTCACAACGACGGCCGGAGCGTTAATCTCCTCCACGCCGACGGCACCGTTCCGATGCTCTACAACGGCATCACCTACAACATCCCGGTAATCATCTGGCTCATGGAATCTTACCCCCACCACGCGCCTCTGGTAATGGTCTCTCCCACTCCTGATATGATTATTAAACGGCCCCACCCCTTTGTGGATCCCTCCGGCGTTGTCAAAATTCCTTATTTGCAGACTTGGATATACCCTAGCTCCAATTTAGTTGAATTAGCTCGGAGTTTATCGGCCCATTTTGGCCGCGATCCGCCCCTTTATTCCCAGCGCCGCCAAAGCCCTAGCCCTACCCCAAGTTCTAACCCTAACCCACATCCTAGTATAAGTAGTTCCATTAATAGTGTTAATGCTACACCTGGAGTGGGTCCGAGGCCTGCGATACCTCCGAGGATGACGCCAGCAGTATACCCGCCACCGTATAGTACTAGTGGTGGGAGTATAGGGGGAAGGATGGATGACCCAAGTGAGGTATTTAGGAAGAATGCGGTAAGTAAATTGGTGGATACTGTGCATATTGATATAATGGGGCTAAGGAAGATGAGGGAGGGGGAAATGGAAGGGTTGTTCAACTTGCAAGCGGTTTTGAGGCAGCGAGCTGAGCAGTTGGGGAAAGGGTTAAAGGAAATGCAGGATGAGAAGGAGGGGTTAGAGCAGCAGTTGCAGATGGTTTTGATGAATTCGGATGTGATGGAAGCGTGGTTGAGGGACAATGAGGGGAAGCTGGGGAAATTGAGAGGCAATATTGATGTGGATGAAGTTTTTGAGCCATGTGATGTGTTGTCGCAGCAAATGTTGGAGTGTGCAGCGTCGGATTTGGCGATAGAAGATGCAATTTATGCATTGGATAAGGCGGCGCAGGAAGGGGCGATACCTTTTGATCAGTATTTGAGGAATGTGAGGTTGTTATCACGGGAGCAGTTCTTTCAACGTGCCACAGGGTCTAAGGTCAGGGCTGCTCAAATGCAGGCTCAGGTGGCCAGTATGGCTTCTAGGGCATCTCATTATGCTGCCTGATGGAAATGCTTTCAAGCAATTGAATAAATGTAGCAGGTATATCATGATGTTAATGATGAAGTGGGTGGCAGAATTATATAGTTCTTTTAAATTGTTTTGGTTACTTGTGAAATATCTGTTAATACTATCTtcaagtttctttttctttatacaTTTGTTCTGATTACGAAACACTAGGAATTCTTTTTGATGGTTCATATATGAaattttgcatttcttgatccaaGATTTGTATATTGTTGACAATTTTCTGTGGTTTGGCATTAGAGA from the Coffea arabica cultivar ET-39 chromosome 11e, Coffea Arabica ET-39 HiFi, whole genome shotgun sequence genome contains:
- the LOC113717568 gene encoding protein ELC-like produces the protein MMVPQPGNSELTRQFLSSVLSQRGPSALPYSEDVKWMIRQHLLALYDVYPSLNIKTSTFTHNDGRSVNLLHADGTVPMLYNGITYNIPVIIWLMESYPHHAPLVMVSPTPDMIIKRPHPFVDPSGVVKIPYLQTWIYPSSNLVELARSLSAHFGRDPPLYSQRRQSPSPTPSSNPNPHPSISSSINSVNATPGVGPRPAIPPRMTPAVYPPPYSTSGGSIGGRMDDPSEVFRKNAVSKLVDTVHIDIMGLRKMREGEMEGLFNLQAVLRQRAEQLGKGLKEMQDEKEGLEQQLQMVLMNSDVMEAWLRDNEGKLGKLRGNIDVDEVFEPCDVLSQQMLECAASDLAIEDAIYALDKAAQEGAIPFDQYLRNVRLLSREQFFQRATGSKVRAAQMQAQVASMASRASHYAA